In Candidatus Eisenbacteria bacterium, the following proteins share a genomic window:
- the pyrR gene encoding bifunctional pyr operon transcriptional regulator/uracil phosphoribosyltransferase PyrR, which translates to MKPLREKAKILDEEGVRRVLTRIAHEIVEKNGGTGHLALIGIRTRGVPLAERIRKMIAAFENKELPMGTLDITLYRDDLELISPQPIVKRTDIPFNIQDKVVVLVDDVLFTGRTVRAAMDELIDFGRPREIQLAVLIDRGHREFPIRADYVGKNVPTSRKEIVHVELKEEDGVDGVTIEEPVEP; encoded by the coding sequence ATGAAGCCGCTCAGGGAAAAAGCCAAGATTCTTGATGAAGAAGGCGTGCGAAGGGTGCTTACAAGAATTGCCCACGAGATCGTCGAGAAGAACGGCGGAACCGGGCATCTCGCCCTTATTGGCATACGAACTCGCGGAGTTCCCCTTGCAGAAAGAATCAGAAAGATGATTGCTGCTTTCGAGAACAAAGAACTCCCGATGGGAACACTTGATATCACTCTCTACCGGGACGATCTGGAGCTCATATCACCTCAGCCGATCGTCAAGCGAACTGATATCCCGTTCAACATTCAGGATAAAGTTGTCGTGCTCGTAGATGACGTTCTCTTCACCGGCAGAACTGTGAGGGCTGCCATGGACGAGCTCATAGATTTCGGCAGGCCTCGCGAGATTCAGCTTGCCGTGCTGATCGACAGAGGACACAGGGAATTCCCCATCCGGGCAGACTATGTTGGGAAGAATGTTCCGACTTCGAGAAAAGAAATAGTCCATGTGGAACTTAAGGAAGAAGATGGAGTGGACGGAGTCACCATTGAGGAACCGGTGGAACCCTAA